A window from Mangifera indica cultivar Alphonso chromosome 2, CATAS_Mindica_2.1, whole genome shotgun sequence encodes these proteins:
- the LOC123208612 gene encoding transcriptional regulator TAC1-like, translating to MDTHDQPTPENPGKETSDEQAAADGASPVRSYDCTFCKRGFSNAQALGGHMNIHRKDKAKIKQTSPSNNQLDISKINRPSYNFTQPPPSKEAMVPTQERSNSKRSWILGEENDATSNTDKNHLREIRQLPLFAERPLSSSQAHENTEIVLPSSSSSDSELDLELRLGHEPQDSASATATKKFF from the coding sequence ATGGACACTCATGATCAGCCTACACCAGAAAATCCAGGGAAGGAGACTTCAGATGAACAAGCTGCTGCTGATGGTGCAAGTCCAGTTAGGTCTTATGACTGCACCTTTTGCAAGAGAGGCTTCTCTAACGCCCAAGCACTCGGCGGCCACATGAATATTCACCGAAAAGACAAAGCTAAGATCAAGCAAACTTCCCCCTCAAACAATCAATTGGACATCTCCAAGATTAACCGACCTTCTTATAATTTTACACAGCCACCACCATCAAAGGAAGCTATGGTTCCTACTCAAGAGAGAAGTAATTCGAAACGATCTTGGATTCTTGGTGAAGAAAATGATGCCACGTCTAACACTGACAAAAACCATCTTAGAGAAATTCGACAACTACCTTTGTTTGCTGAAAGGCCGCTGAGTAGCAGCCAAGCTCACGAAAACACTGAAATTGTTTTGCCATCATCGAGCTCATCGGATTCGGAGTTGGACCTTGAACTCAGACTGGGACATGAGCCTCAGGACTCCGCATCAGCAACAGCTACCAAAAAGTTCTTCTGA
- the LOC123208343 gene encoding tropinone reductase homolog At2g29170-like isoform X1, translating to MGEAGLNRWSLQGMTALVTGGTKGIGRAVVEEFAELGATVHTCSRNESELKECIHEWEIKGFKVSGSVCDVTSPPERENLMKHVSSLFNGKLNILINNVGTNIIKPTEEYKAEEFSFIMTTNLESAYHFCQLAHPLLKASGAASIILMSSVCGVVSVNVGSIYSITKGAMNQLAKNLACEWAKDKIRINSVAPWFIWTPLTVPYLSDEEFLKAIESRTPMGRTGEPKEVSALVAFLCLPAASYITGQTICVDGGFTVNGF from the exons ATGGGTGAGGCAGGCCTCAACAGATGGAGTCTTCAAGGCATGACTGCTCTTGTCACCGGAGGAACCAAAGGAATCGG GCGTGCTGTTGTTGAAGAATTTGCAGAGCTAGGGGCCACTGTGCATACATGCTCCAGGAATGAATCAGAGCTCAAGGAATGCATACATGAGTGGGAAATCAAAGGTTTCAAAGTGAGTGGTTCAGTTTGTGATGTGACATCTCCACCAGAACGAGAAAATCTGATGAAACATGTCTCTTCTCTTTTTAATGGCAAACTCAACATCCTT ATAAACAATGTTGGGACAAATATAATCAAACCAACTGAAGAGTATAAAGCTGAGGAATTCTCATTCATCATGACTACAAATTTAGAGTCTGCTTATCACTTTTGTCAACTTGCTCATCCTCTTTTGAAAGCTTCAGGAGCGGCAAGTATTATCTTGATGTCTTCTGTTTGTGGCGTAGTATCAGTAAACGTTGGATCAATATATTCCATTACAAAAG GAGCCATGAATCAACTTGCAAAAAATTTAGCATGTGAATGGGCAAAAGACAAGATAAGGATTAATTCTGTTGCACCTTGGTTTATCTGGACTCCCCTAACTGTACCT TATCTGAGTGATGAGGAATTCTTGAAGGCAATAGAATCTCGAACTCCAATGGGACGCACTGGGGAGCCGAAGGAGGTGTCTGCTTTGGTAGCATTCCTTTGCCTACCTGCAGCCTCTTACATAACCGGTCAAACTATTTGCGTTGATGGAGGCTTTACAGTCAATGGCTTCTAG
- the LOC123208337 gene encoding protein PLASTID TRANSCRIPTIONALLY ACTIVE 16, chloroplastic, with translation MAPTLTSNSFLLTTSPHPRLTLKNPTLRVFAKRGGPLSSFQFGKPKDDSSEESESGDPGNSSPFNFNFGKVPDVKSLIPVVSNSGGGLSFGNSRRKDPGTVFVAGATGLVGVRIAQTLLREGFSVRAGVPDLGAAQDLARLAAKYKIISNEESKRLNAVESTFQDSESIARAIGNASKVVVTIGPAENGATTEVSVSDALQVIKAAQLAGVGHVAIIYDETKGTSTYNVLDGISSFFNNLLARNQPLTIPEFLQKVIETDVSYTFIKTSLTEDFSPESSYNVVVSAEGSTAANDYKVAKAQIASVVANVFSNTAVAENKVVKIFTNPSAPARPVDELFSAIPEDGRRAVYAEALAKARAEEEARVAAEKAREAAEAAKKLEEEVKKLSDQEARALSLAEDAQEKAEAAGASVESLLSKAKDIRLGFSWDKFSSQITNAVQKSSEIPKVQIATVRGQTKARTLPPKKAVVKQITPKPSVSKLKQEPKPKGKQTESEPEVRKLFGGLFQQETIYIDDD, from the exons ATGGCTCCAACACTTACATCCAATTCATTTCTTCTCACCACCTCACCCCATCCAAGGCTCACTCTCAAGAACCCAACACTCAGAGTGTTTGCCAAAAGAGGTGGACCTCTCTCATCATTTCAATTTGGCAAACCAAAAGATGACAGTTCAGAGGAAAGTGAAAGTGGTGATCCAGGGAATTCGAGtccttttaatttcaattttggcAAGGTACCAGATGTAAAGTCTTTGATCCCTGTTGTGAGCAACTCCGGAGGTGGGCTGTCATTTGGTAATTCTAGAAGAAAGGACCCTGGCACTGTGTTCGTGGCAGGTGCAACTGGACTGGTTGGTGTTCGCATCGCCCAAACGTTGTTGCGTGAAGGTTTCAGTGTTCGGGCTGGTGTGCCCGACCTTGGTGCTGCTCAGGACTTGGCTCGTCTTGCTGCTAAGTACAAG ATCATATCAAATGAAGAATCCAAGCGTCTCAATGCTGTTGAATCTACCTTCCAAGATTCAGAATCAATTGCCAGAGCAATTGGAAACGCTAGCAAAGTCGTGGTGACGATTGGTCCTGCTGAAAATGGTGCTACCACTGAGGTCTCTGTTTCAGATGCTTTGCAAGTAATCAAAGCCGCTCAGTTGGCTGGAGTTGGCCATGTGGCTATCATCTATGATGAAACAAAAGGGACATCAACTTACAATGTTTTGGATGGCATTTCTTCATTCTTTAACAATCTATTAGCACGAAATCAGCCATTGACCATACCTGAGTTTTTGCAAAAAGTAATTGAAACAGATGTTAGCTATACGTTCATCAAGACAAGTTTGACTGAAGACTTTTCACCTGAGAGTTCATATAATGTTGTTGTGTCAGCTGAAGGAAGCACTGCTGCAAACGACTACAAA GTAGCAAAGGCCCAAATAGCATCAGTGGTGGCAAATGTTTTCTCTAACACGGCAGTAGCAGAAAATAAG GTGgtcaaaatttttacaaatcCATCAGCCCCAGCAAGGCCTGTAGATGAACTTTTCAG TGCCATTCCTGAGGATGGAAGAAGAGCAGTATATGCAGAAGCTCTTGCAAAAGCAAGAGCTGAGGAGGAGGCACGAGTAGCTGCAGAGAAAGCTCGTGAAGCAGCTGAGGCAGCAAAGAAGCTTGAAGAAGAGGTGAAAAAGCTTTCAGATCAAGAGGCACGAGCATTGAGTTTAGCCGAAGATGCCCAAGAGAAGGCAGAGGCTGCAGGGGCCTCAGTGGAAAGCCTCTTGAGTAAAGCAAAAGACATTCGCTTAGGATTTTCTTGGGATAAATTTAGTTCCCAGATCACAAATGCCGTCCAAAAGTCCAGTGAAATACCTAAAGTACAGATTGCTACTGTAAGGGGACAGACGAAGGCCAGGACGCTGCCACCCAAGAAAGCTGTCGTCAAACAGATTACACCAAAGCCTTCTGTTTCAAAGCTGAAGCAGGAACCAAAGCCTAAGGGGAAGCAGACTGAGTCTGAGCCTGAAGTGAGGAAGCTGTTTGGTGGGTTGTTTCAGCAAGAAACAATATACATTGATGATGACTGA
- the LOC123208344 gene encoding tropinone reductase homolog At2g29170-like isoform X1, with protein MAGAGLNRWSLQGMTALVTGGTKGIGRAVVEEFAELEATVYTCSRNESELMESIREWEIKGFNVSGSVCDVTSPPQRENLMKRVSSLFNGKLNILINNVGTNIRKPTEEYKAEDFSFIMNTNLESAYHFCQLAHPLLKASGAASIILMSSVCGVVSVDGGSIYAMTKGAMNQLAKTLACEWAKDKIRINSVAPWYIWTPLTEPYLNDEKILKSVECRTPMGRVGQPEEVPALVAFLCLPAASYITGQTICVDGGFTVNGF; from the exons ATGGCTGGGGCAGGCCTCAACAGATGGAGTCTTCAAGGCATGACTGCTCTTGTCACCGGAGGAACCAAAGGAATCGG GCGAGCTGTTGTTGAAGAATTTGCAGAGCTGGAGGCTACTGTGTATACATGCTCTAGGAATGAATCAGAGCTTATGGAAAGCATACGTGAGTGGGAAATCAAAGGTTTCAATGTGAGTGGTTCCGTTTGTGATGTGACATCTCCACCACAACGGGAAAATCTGATGAAACGCGTTTCTTCTCTATTTAATGGCAAACTCAACATCCTT ATAAACAATGTTGGGACAAACATACGCAAACCGACTGAAGAGTATAAAGCTGAGGATTTCTCATTCATCATGAATACAAATTTAGAGTCTGCTTATCACTTTTGCCAACTTGCTCATCCTCTTCTGAAAGCTTCAGGAGCGGCAAGTATCATCTTGATGTCTTCTGTTTGTGGCGTAGTATCAGTAGACGGTGGATCAATATATGCAATGACAAAAG GAGCCATGAATCAACTTGCAAAAACTTTAGCATGTGAATGGGCAAAAGACAAGATAAGGATTAATTCTGTTGCACCTTGGTATATTTGGACTCCCCTTACTGAACCT TATCTGAATGATGAGAAAATCTTGAAGTCAGTGGAATGTCGAACTCCAATGGGACGCGTTGGGCAGCCGGAGGAGGTGCCTGCTTTGGTCGCATTCCTTTGCCTACCTGCTGCCTCTTACATAACTGGTCAAACTATTTGCGTTGATGGAGGTTTTACAGTCAATGgcttctaa
- the LOC123208344 gene encoding tropinone reductase homolog At2g29170-like isoform X2 — translation MESSRHDCSCHRRNQRNRVSISIFRRAVVEEFAELEATVYTCSRNESELMESIREWEIKGFNVSGSVCDVTSPPQRENLMKRVSSLFNGKLNILINNVGTNIRKPTEEYKAEDFSFIMNTNLESAYHFCQLAHPLLKASGAASIILMSSVCGVVSVDGGSIYAMTKGAMNQLAKTLACEWAKDKIRINSVAPWYIWTPLTEPYLNDEKILKSVECRTPMGRVGQPEEVPALVAFLCLPAASYITGQTICVDGGFTVNGF, via the exons ATGGAGTCTTCAAGGCATGACTGCTCTTGTCACCGGAGGAACCAAAGGAATCGGGT CTCTATATCAATCTTCAGGCGAGCTGTTGTTGAAGAATTTGCAGAGCTGGAGGCTACTGTGTATACATGCTCTAGGAATGAATCAGAGCTTATGGAAAGCATACGTGAGTGGGAAATCAAAGGTTTCAATGTGAGTGGTTCCGTTTGTGATGTGACATCTCCACCACAACGGGAAAATCTGATGAAACGCGTTTCTTCTCTATTTAATGGCAAACTCAACATCCTT ATAAACAATGTTGGGACAAACATACGCAAACCGACTGAAGAGTATAAAGCTGAGGATTTCTCATTCATCATGAATACAAATTTAGAGTCTGCTTATCACTTTTGCCAACTTGCTCATCCTCTTCTGAAAGCTTCAGGAGCGGCAAGTATCATCTTGATGTCTTCTGTTTGTGGCGTAGTATCAGTAGACGGTGGATCAATATATGCAATGACAAAAG GAGCCATGAATCAACTTGCAAAAACTTTAGCATGTGAATGGGCAAAAGACAAGATAAGGATTAATTCTGTTGCACCTTGGTATATTTGGACTCCCCTTACTGAACCT TATCTGAATGATGAGAAAATCTTGAAGTCAGTGGAATGTCGAACTCCAATGGGACGCGTTGGGCAGCCGGAGGAGGTGCCTGCTTTGGTCGCATTCCTTTGCCTACCTGCTGCCTCTTACATAACTGGTCAAACTATTTGCGTTGATGGAGGTTTTACAGTCAATGgcttctaa
- the LOC123208343 gene encoding tropinone reductase homolog At2g29170-like isoform X2 produces the protein MESSRHDCSCHRRNQRNRVTLHIKRAVVEEFAELGATVHTCSRNESELKECIHEWEIKGFKVSGSVCDVTSPPERENLMKHVSSLFNGKLNILINNVGTNIIKPTEEYKAEEFSFIMTTNLESAYHFCQLAHPLLKASGAASIILMSSVCGVVSVNVGSIYSITKGAMNQLAKNLACEWAKDKIRINSVAPWFIWTPLTVPYLSDEEFLKAIESRTPMGRTGEPKEVSALVAFLCLPAASYITGQTICVDGGFTVNGF, from the exons ATGGAGTCTTCAAGGCATGACTGCTCTTGTCACCGGAGGAACCAAAGGAATCGGGTAACTCTTCACATCAA GCGTGCTGTTGTTGAAGAATTTGCAGAGCTAGGGGCCACTGTGCATACATGCTCCAGGAATGAATCAGAGCTCAAGGAATGCATACATGAGTGGGAAATCAAAGGTTTCAAAGTGAGTGGTTCAGTTTGTGATGTGACATCTCCACCAGAACGAGAAAATCTGATGAAACATGTCTCTTCTCTTTTTAATGGCAAACTCAACATCCTT ATAAACAATGTTGGGACAAATATAATCAAACCAACTGAAGAGTATAAAGCTGAGGAATTCTCATTCATCATGACTACAAATTTAGAGTCTGCTTATCACTTTTGTCAACTTGCTCATCCTCTTTTGAAAGCTTCAGGAGCGGCAAGTATTATCTTGATGTCTTCTGTTTGTGGCGTAGTATCAGTAAACGTTGGATCAATATATTCCATTACAAAAG GAGCCATGAATCAACTTGCAAAAAATTTAGCATGTGAATGGGCAAAAGACAAGATAAGGATTAATTCTGTTGCACCTTGGTTTATCTGGACTCCCCTAACTGTACCT TATCTGAGTGATGAGGAATTCTTGAAGGCAATAGAATCTCGAACTCCAATGGGACGCACTGGGGAGCCGAAGGAGGTGTCTGCTTTGGTAGCATTCCTTTGCCTACCTGCAGCCTCTTACATAACCGGTCAAACTATTTGCGTTGATGGAGGCTTTACAGTCAATGGCTTCTAG